The following proteins come from a genomic window of Rutidosis leptorrhynchoides isolate AG116_Rl617_1_P2 chromosome 10, CSIRO_AGI_Rlap_v1, whole genome shotgun sequence:
- the LOC139871256 gene encoding palmitoyl-monogalactosyldiacylglycerol delta-7 desaturase, chloroplastic-like has protein sequence MVLLTPPLTTKLFPILHYTKCAPFHLCSRDMLLLQTRTSTITTHNNYGRYPSQMVNVTPENGVEGKIIMPDDLVVKQPTKIYLARNWKDFDLVTAGAVVAMHVLCVYAPFTLTWDALKLAVGLNLVSGLLGVNLSYHRHLAHKSFKIPKWLEYTFAYCGVHSLQGNPIDWVRTHRYHHQYTDSERDPHTRMKGFWYSHVLWMFDIKSVTKMTCGCSNNVRDMEKQWFYRFMRSTYIAHPIALGLLLYAFGELPFVVWGMGVRIVWGYHVTWFVNSVCHGWGDQVWNTQDLSLNNRWIGILAFGEGWHNNHHAFSYSARHGLKWWQIDATWYLIRFLEIIGVATHVKLPTPFDIQRKTFSS, from the exons ATGGTGTTGCTTACTCCACCTCTTACCACCAAATTATTTCCAATACTTCACTACACAAAATGTGCACCATTTCACTTGTGTTCAAGAGACATGCTACTATTACAAACAAGAACAAGTACCATAACCACCCACAACAACTATGGAAGATACCCATCACAAATGGTAAATGTGACACCCGAAAATGGTGTAGAGGGAAAGATTATAATGCCGGACGACTTGGTGGTTAAGCAACCGACGAAAATCTACTTGGCTAGGAATTGGAAAGATTTTGACTTGGTGACAGCTGGAGCGGTTGTGGCTATGCATGTGTTATGTGTTTATGCTCCATTTACACTCACTTGGGACGCTTTAAAGCTCGCAGTGGGATTAAATCTTGTGTCTGGGCTTCTAGGAGTTAATCTTTCATACCATAGACATTTAGCGCACAAAAGTTTCAAGATCCCAAAATGGCTTGAATACACGTTCGCGTATTGTGGTGTTCATAGTCTTCAG GGGAATCCGATAGATTGGGTGAGAACACATCGGTATCATCATCAATATACTGATTCAGAGAGAGACCCACATACACGGATGAAGGGATTTTGGTATAGTCATGTTCTTTGGATGTTTGATATCAAGAGCGTTACAAAAATGAcg TGTGGATGCTCGAATAATGTTCGAGATATGGAGAAACAATGGTTTTATAGGTTTATGAGAAGTACTTATATAGCACATCCTATAGCACTTGGTCTTCTTTTATATGCATTTGGAGAACTACCCTTTGTTGTATGGGGAATG GGGGTGAGGATAGTGTGGGGGTATCACGTTACATGGTTTGTGAATTCAGTTTGTCACGGATGGGGAGATCAAGTATGGAACACACAAGATCTTTCTCTTAATAATCG GTGGATCGGTATATTAGCATTCGGAGAGGGTTGGCACAACAACCATCATGCGTTTAGTTACTCGGCAAGACATGGCTTAAAATGGTGGCAAATTGATGCAACATGGTATTTGATCCGTTTTCTTGAGATCATTGGAGTGGCTACTCATGTTAAGCTACCAACTCCATTTGATATTCAAAGAAAAACTTTTTCTTCCTAA